Proteins from a single region of Novipirellula caenicola:
- a CDS encoding RHS repeat-associated core domain-containing protein gives MPASLGSSDLLAAFTFQYDADNRLTQKIENIYVAFDNRAGKRLDSDGDGDFDRDEAFVWTEGQTVLRAVDSDGEATSETFTLSSRYLYGEMVDQLLADEQYADGAGPEISTTTAAATSGETYWALTDHLGSVRDLVDNNGEIRQHVAYDSFGNRIVEQDYDASGTAISSSHPDAIDALFGYTGRDWDADAGLQNNRARWYDPATGRWLSKDPIGFAAGDANLYRYVGNQATTETDPSGLANFILPSAIPGSGITPQQDLENQRVDSYAAVNGVSRAAGSLFSLGFKTDYDIVTPPIEVREARQYDLAVSGYQCVTEFGTGFGIGKAATAPGRVGKALFVFDTTQNLSMTGQGVYNGNPLQAGLGTLGLSGNAAGVMSAERVLITRGVSGSNHGSRLARQGIAKPNRPWWQYLREDTATPLDHNAKSGATLRSIFTSWTTDCRVSRNFASGRLGQESGTVITAAVHPWRIVPSPDTKNMLIWGTHPGVWVRESEVLVIGTVKGTPAPTKPLVK, from the coding sequence CGACGGGGATGGCGATTTTGATCGTGACGAAGCGTTTGTCTGGACGGAAGGACAGACGGTCCTGCGTGCTGTCGACTCTGACGGAGAGGCGACGAGCGAGACGTTCACACTGTCTAGTCGCTACCTGTACGGCGAGATGGTGGACCAGTTGCTGGCCGACGAGCAGTATGCCGATGGAGCAGGCCCGGAGATCTCAACGACGACCGCGGCTGCAACGTCCGGTGAGACTTACTGGGCGCTGACTGATCACCTGGGCAGCGTACGTGACTTGGTGGACAACAACGGCGAGATCCGCCAGCACGTCGCCTACGACAGCTTCGGCAATCGAATCGTCGAGCAGGATTACGACGCTTCAGGAACCGCGATCTCCAGCAGCCATCCCGATGCGATCGACGCGCTGTTCGGCTACACGGGCCGCGACTGGGACGCCGACGCGGGTCTACAAAACAACCGAGCTCGTTGGTACGACCCGGCCACAGGCCGTTGGCTCAGCAAAGACCCGATTGGGTTCGCAGCAGGCGATGCGAACTTGTATCGGTACGTGGGGAATCAAGCGACTACTGAGACCGACCCGAGTGGCCTCGCAAATTTCATACTTCCTTCAGCAATCCCCGGTTCGGGAATTACACCTCAACAAGATTTGGAAAATCAGCGTGTTGATAGCTATGCAGCTGTCAACGGTGTGTCGCGTGCCGCGGGAAGCCTTTTCTCTCTTGGGTTCAAAACAGACTACGACATCGTAACACCGCCGATCGAGGTTAGAGAGGCCCGTCAATATGACCTAGCAGTCAGTGGCTATCAGTGTGTGACAGAATTTGGAACCGGTTTTGGTATCGGGAAGGCTGCGACCGCACCGGGTCGCGTTGGGAAAGCGTTGTTCGTATTCGACACCACGCAGAATCTTTCGATGACGGGCCAAGGCGTTTACAACGGTAATCCGTTGCAGGCAGGATTGGGGACCCTTGGCCTCTCAGGCAATGCTGCTGGTGTCATGAGTGCTGAGCGTGTTTTGATCACGCGAGGCGTTAGCGGATCGAATCACGGAAGCCGCTTGGCACGACAAGGAATCGCAAAGCCCAATAGACCGTGGTGGCAGTATCTCCGTGAAGACACTGCTACGCCTCTTGACCACAATGCGAAGTCAGGAGCCACACTCAGGTCCATCTTTACTTCGTGGACAACCGACTGCCGTGTTTCACGGAATTTTGCATCCGGAAGACTAGGTCAAGAAAGCGGGACAGTCATTACCGCGGCGGTACATCCGTGGCGCATCGTGCCGAGTCCCGATACAAAAAATATGCTGATTTGGGGTACGCATCCAGGCGTGTGGGTCCGTGAATCAGAAGTTTTGGTGATCGGAACCGTGAAGGGAACGCCTGCTCCAACGAAACCTTTGGTGAAATAG